The Pan troglodytes isolate AG18354 chromosome 17, NHGRI_mPanTro3-v2.0_pri, whole genome shotgun sequence genome includes a region encoding these proteins:
- the SOCS6 gene encoding suppressor of cytokine signaling 6, producing the protein MKKISLKTLRKSFNLNKSKEETDFMVVQQPSLASDFGKDDSLFGSCYGKDMASCDINGEDEKGGKNRSKSESLMGTLKRRLSAKQKSKGKAGTPSGSSADEDTFSSSSAPIVFKDVRAQRPIRSTSLRSHHYSPTPWPLRPTNSEETCIKMEVRVKALVHSSSPSPALNGVRKDFHDLQSETTCQEQANSLKSSASHNGDLHLHLDEHVPVVIGLMPQDYIQYTVPLDEGMYPLEGSRSYCLDSSSPMEVSAVPPQVGGRAFPEDESQVDQDLVVAPEIFVDQSVNGLLIGTTGVMLQSPRAGHDDVPPLSPLLPPMQNNQIQRNFSGLTGTEAHVAESMRCHLNFDPNSAPGVARVYDSVQSSGPMVVTSLTEELKKLAKQGWYWGPITRWEAEGKLANVPDGSFLVRDSSDDRYLLSLSFRSHGKTLHTRIEHSNGRFSFYEQPDVEGHTSIVDLIEHSIRDSENGAFCYSRSRLPGSATYPVRLTNPVSRFMQVRSLQYLCRFVIRQYTRIDLIQKLPLPNKMKDYLQEKHY; encoded by the coding sequence ATGAAGAAAATTAGTCTTAAAACCTTACGGAAATCTTTTAACTTGaataaaagtaaagaagaaactGATTTCATGGTAGTACAACAACCATCGCTAGCCAGTGACTTTGGAAAAGATGATTCCTTATTTGGTAGCTGCTATGGTAAAGATATGGCCAGCTGCGATATCAACGGTGAAGATGAAAAAGGCGGAAAAAACAGATCAAAAAGCGAGAGCCTGATGGGTACGCTAAAAAGGCGGCTTTCTGCAAAACAGAAGTCAAAAGGCAAGGCGGGCACACCCTCTGGGAGCTCCGCCGACGAGGacaccttctcctcctcctcagcacCCATAGTCTTTAAAGACGTGAGAGCTCAGAGGCCGATAAGGTCCACCTCGCTCCGCAGCCATCACTACAGTCCCACGCCGTGGCCTCTGCGGCCCACAAACTCCGAGGAGACCTGCATCAAGATGGAGGTGAGAGTCAAGGCCTTGGTTCACTCTTCCAGCCCGAGTCCAGCCCTGAATGGCGTCCGGAAGGATTTCCACGACCTCCAGTCTGAGACCACGTGCCAGGAGCAAGCCAATTCACTGAAGAGCTCGGCTTCTCATAATGGAGACCTGCATCTTCACCTGGATGAACATGTGCCTGTCGTTATTGGACTTATGCCTCAGGACTACATTCAGTATACTGTGCCTTTAGATGAGGGGATGTATCCTTTGGAAGGATCACGGAGCTATTGTCTGGACAGCTCTTCTCCCATGGAAGTCTCTGCGGTTCCTCCTCAAGTGGGAGGGCGCGCTTTCCCCGAGGATGAGAGTCAGGTAGACCAGGACCTAGTTGTCGCCCCAGAGATCTTCGTGGATCAGTCCGTGAATGGCTTGTTGATTGGCACCACGGGAGTCATGTTGCAGAGCCCGAGAGCGGGTCACGATGATGTCCCTCCACTCTCACCATTGCTACCTCCAATGCAGAATAATCAAATCCAAAGGAACTTCAGTGGACTCACTGGCACAGAAGCCCACGTGGCTGAAAGTATGCGCTGTCATTTGAATTTTGATCCGAACTCTGCTCCTGGGGTTGCAAGAGTTTATGACTCAGTGCAAAGTAGTGGTCCCATGGTTGTAACAAGCCTTACAGAGGAGCTGAAAAAACTTGCAAAGCAAGGATGGTACTGGGGACCAATCACACGTTGGGAGGCAGAAGGGAAGCTAGCAAACGTGCCAGATGGTTCTTTTCTTGTTCGGGACAGTTCTGACGACCGTTACCTTTTAAGCTTGAGCTTTCGCTCCCATGGTAAAACACTTCACACTAGAATTGAGCACTCAAATGGTAGGTTTAGCTTTTATGAACAGCCAGATGTGGAAGGACATACGTCCATAGTTGATCTAATTGAGCATTCAATCAGGGACTCTGAAAATGGAGCTTTTTGTTATTCAAGGTCTCGGCTGCCTGGATCTGCAACTTACCCCGTCAGACTGACCAACCCAGTGTCCCGGTTCATGCAGGTGCGCTCGTTGCAGTACCTGTGTCGTTTTGTTATACGTCAGTATACCAGAATAGACTTAATTCAGAAACTGCCTTTGCCAAACAAAATGAAGGATTATTTACAGGAGAAGCACTACTGA